The Sebaldella sp. S0638 genome contains the following window.
TTTTTTAAAGTACAAATTATTAGGATAGATTGTTCGAATAGAGATTTTGCAATAAAACTTTTTCAGGTTTTAAATGATAGAGGGATGGATTTAACATCAGCGGATTTACTAAAAAGTTACTTACTTGAAAATATATATTATAAATATAAAGATGATAAAGAAATTCTAAAGCAATATGAAAATAATTTTATATTGGATTGGGTAGAAACAGAAAATATAGTCAAGGATACAGATATAAGTTTAAGTGATTTGTTGGCAATGTATATCTATTATTTATTAGGGTCAAGCCCTAAAAAAACGTTAATGGAAGAATCACAAATTCTATTTAAAGATAGAAATCCTAATCTTGTAATTTCAGAATTAAAAAATTTTGCTAAAATATACAGAGATAAAATTTACAATTCTGATTCAAAACTTGTATATTCTTTTAGATATATACGTTGGAATATGTATTGGAAAACAATACTAATGACGGCATTTGTCGAAAATTATAAATACACCAAAGAATTATTATATGAACTTAGAAGATTTTATTATCTATACTGGATTGCAGGAAAAACAGGCCCACACATTAAACAGGCATCTTTTAATACTATAATATCAATAAAATGTAAAAAACATTTAAATTATATAAAGACAATATATAATAACAGAATTAAAGATGACAGAATATTATTTATAGTAAAAGAAAATCTAAAATCTAATGTTGTAGATAATGAATCGTGGATAAAACCACTGTTAATTTTAATAGAATATGGAATTCTTGATGATTCAAAGAAAAGTTATATTAAGTTAGATAAAGAGCTTCATTTGGAGCATATCCTTCCCAAAGCATATAAGCAATATAAAGAATGGGGTCATATAAGAGACAATATTAAAGATAAATGGCTTAGAAGTGTAGCAAACTTGACATTATTAAGTGGTAGAAAAAATGTTGAAGCTAGTAATAGCCCATTCTCAAATAAAATGAAAATATATGAATCAGGAGAAGGGAAAAATACAACTTCTCTTAGAATATCCCAGCATATATTAAATGACTTTATAAATAAAAAATTTGATGGGCAGTGGAATGAAGAGGCATTAAAAGATAGATGGCAGTGGTTTTTTACTCAAATAGAAAAATTATTAGATATAGACTGTAATGATATAAAAAGAGATGGAGAGCCATTTAGAGTATAATCTGGATATCAAAATAAAAATCTAGAAATAAGAAGTGTAATGGTAAAGTAAAATCTTACTTATAAACTTAAAAAAAATGATTATTACAGTCGCAAAAAATAAATATAAAAAGACCTCTCAATTATAGAGAGGTCAATGAAAAAACGTGGAGACGTTCTTAAATGACAGTAAACTATTTATCTATTTTTCTTTCATTCTCCTACCATATAATTTTACCATACAAATTAAAAAAAGTCAAGAATTAAATTCATATATAATAAAACCTCCCCGTGTGGGAGGTATTTCAAAGGAGTTAAAATATAAAACTGTTTCACTACTTGTTATTTATCTCATGTCAATATAATTTTACCATACAAATTAGAAAAGTCAATAGCTTTTATTCTGTATAATTATTTTATTGGTTGTCTTTTTAAAAATATTGTTATATAATTTATAATAATTATTTTTAGATTGGAGAAAAGATGAAAAAGTTATATTTAGTATGTTTATTATTTATTTTAGGTCTTGTTTCTTTTGCAGAAACATATACAAAGACCGAACAGCGTGAAATCATAAAACAGTTCGCTATATTCCAAAGCGCTTTGAAAGGAAAGAATTTTCCTAAAATGGTAGAGACAGTATATTTTCCTCTGTCATATGGATTTGAAGATGTAGAAACTGCTTCTGAAAATAAAAGCGAATTTTTCAAAAGCCTGAAAGACCTTACTCTTCCAAAAGTTGACACTAAAACAAACAAAATCTCAAAATACACTAAAAAAGGAAATTTAAAAACATGTGATTTTGAAGTAACAAATAAGTTTGTTTCATCTGATGACACTGATTTTCTGGAAAATTACGGAGTAGAGACAGGAAAATATTTCGTGGTTACAGCAAGTTATTTCACTGAATCTGATGATACTG
Protein-coding sequences here:
- a CDS encoding DUF262 domain-containing protein, whose amino-acid sequence is MEESFKPSNLSVNQLFGDPQIIYKIPHYQRPYKWGNEQVEQLWADIFEAYENNIENYFLGSIITAKPMEPKSIYLDVVDGQQRMTTLMILFCVLRDNFPDINKDDETLSLVVNLNSIKSVIALNNKVQRLKLFTHAQHQSDFMATVLNDGATLNIEKTFKYNLKSEQDPIYKYRNTASIFKEKLSKLDENTRNHFINYIFFKVQIIRIDCSNRDFAIKLFQVLNDRGMDLTSADLLKSYLLENIYYKYKDDKEILKQYENNFILDWVETENIVKDTDISLSDLLAMYIYYLLGSSPKKTLMEESQILFKDRNPNLVISELKNFAKIYRDKIYNSDSKLVYSFRYIRWNMYWKTILMTAFVENYKYTKELLYELRRFYYLYWIAGKTGPHIKQASFNTIISIKCKKHLNYIKTIYNNRIKDDRILFIVKENLKSNVVDNESWIKPLLILIEYGILDDSKKSYIKLDKELHLEHILPKAYKQYKEWGHIRDNIKDKWLRSVANLTLLSGRKNVEASNSPFSNKMKIYESGEGKNTTSLRISQHILNDFINKKFDGQWNEEALKDRWQWFFTQIEKLLDIDCNDIKRDGEPFRV